A genomic stretch from Clavelina lepadiformis chromosome 5, kaClaLepa1.1, whole genome shotgun sequence includes:
- the LOC143459766 gene encoding inactive ubiquitin carboxyl-terminal hydrolase MINDY-4B-like, producing MDRKDRSIAKSDRNQNQNLQKLANVFHDGFSLTQHQYQVPTPRSSGKKNSAASVFKVPLHGPNTQTRNPGQPIDVNTARGLRLAIVGSPSQPFTSDWKKFFFAFRNPKSKLPYGLDASLPGPRALALCAQAYILKNLMFSSEKPREETYFGKESPRPSTMEQDGALVDAVVDILWKAALPLARQTQKHQTNNPEKKQVIVTLVGHDPCFQTKGNFIGDGFTEKLWLYTLNTRNDVRKFVRRNIHYFCERIYPGGIMLLYSVVLSRTFDVIMKDMGQRQKALLTDNARSTQALVNLLLTGNAAPYVHNGVIRCDGQGKALDRPLPGIRSRSEVGFLFFNKQEHEKRRTQVGSMYKTPLVPIWVTQVNGTFGLLFCTSRDLVTDWKTERYFTLHYYNGHVTQQTETVLTIDTRTRVDSINPDKQISIWDDEEEVEKKQPSLELLIFTKWPEADVDWSGETPYY from the exons ATGGACAGAAAAGATAGAAGCATTGCTAAATCAGATAGAAACCAAAACCAAAATCTGCAGAAACTGGCAAATGTATTTCATGATGG ctTTTCCTTGACTCAACATCAGTACCAG GTCCCCACCCCACGATCTTCTGGTAAAAAAAACAGCGCAGCAAGCGTCTTCAAGGTGCCTCTTCATGGCCCAAATACTCAGACAAGAAATCCTGGTCAACCAATCGACGTGAACACAGCAAGG GGCCTGCGTTTAGCCATTGTCGGATCGCCCTCACAGCCTTTTACAAGTgattggaaaaagtttttctttgccTTTCGAAATCCAAAATCAAAACTCCCGTATGGTCTCGATGCTTCTTTG CCTGGGCCTCGTGCGCTAGCCTTGTGTGCACAAGcttacattttgaaaaatttgatgttttcatCCGAAAAACCAAGAGAGGAAACATATTTTGGAAAAGA GTCGCCAAGACCTTCCACTATGGAGCAAGATGGCGCGTTAGTGGATGCTGTGGTTGACATTCTTTGGAAAGCAGCTCTTCCACTTGCTCGCCAGACccaaaaacatcaaacaaaTAATCCTGAAAAGAAACAGGTAATTGTCACATTAGTGGGACACGATCCGTGCTTTCAAACCAAGGGGAATTTTATTGGAGACGGTTTTACAGAGAAG TTATGGCTTTATACTTTGAACACCAGAAACGACGTAAGGAAGTTTGTTAGAAGAAATATCCATTAC TTTTGCGAGAGAATTTATCCAGGCGGGATCATGCTACTGTACAGCGTAGTGCTCTCTCGGAcctttgacgtcataatgaaagATATGGGACAGCGTCAAAAAGCTCTTCTTACAGACAACGCAAGGTCTACACAG GCTCTTGTGAATTTACTTCTAACTGGAAATGCGGCCCCATATGTTCATAACGGAGTGATTCGATGCGACGGCCAGGGTAAAGCTTTGGATCGCCCTCTACCGGGCATAAGAAGCAGAAGTGAAGTTGGGTTcctattttttaacaaacagGAACATGAAAAAAGACGAACACAA GTGGGAAGCATGTATAAAACTCCCCTGGTACCCATCTGGGTCACACAGGTGAACGGAACCTTCGGATTGTTGTTTTGCACCTCACGTGATTTGGTTACCGACTGGAAAACGGAGAGATATTTTACCTTACACTATTACAACGGTCATGTAACACAACAAACAGAAACAGTATTGACTATAG ATACAAGAACAAGAGTGGATTCGATCAATCCAGACAAGCAGATCAGTATTTGGGACGATGAAGAAGAGGTAGAGAAGAAGCAACCTTCTCTCGAGCTCCTTATCTTTACCAAGTGGCCGGAAGCTGACGTGGACTGGAGCGGGGAAACTCCCTACTACTAA
- the LOC143459578 gene encoding caspase-6-like — MSKGLIKENVLSLFSSKTYLYEINPTSVGRAFIFANSVFEDENYDSRKGSEKDEKALEDLLIKMGFKTTMYKDLDQIGFYTKIKEISKIDFEEDSCMLLIVLSHGDKDTILMHDGPVRENALYERFTADECKSLENKPKIFLLQTCKGTKIDAKKPIRSNTKRDCIEVDAEKEPTEFTEENENSQEEDEDEDVIETEGDFSSTPAGADFIKCYATSHGYVAFRNVEHGSWFIQNFVDVFNAYLEDDTEKDIDFASLMMIVANRVANKTHRRRQKLCKQMPCTVTTLKKRIVFPKLRDMPRVRNPTDDNI; from the exons atgtcGAAAGGACTCATAAAGGAAAACGTTTTAAGcttattttcttcaaaaaccTACCTGTATGAAATAAATCCTACTTCTGTCGGAAGAGCATTTATTTTCGCCAACTCCGTCTTTGAAGATGAAAATTACG ATTCAAGAAAAGGAAGCGAAAAAGACGAAAAGGCACTAGAAGATTTGCTGATTAAAATGGGTTTCAAAACGACGATGTACAAAGATTTGGATCAAATTGGCTTTTACACT AAAATAAAGGAAATATCTAAAATTGATTTCGAAGAAGACAGCTGTATGCTCCTGATTGTTCTATCGCATGGCGACAAGGATACCATTTTGATGCATGATGGTCCAGTCAGAGAAAACGCCCTCTACGAAAGATTTACTGCAGATGAATGCAAATCCTTAGAAAATAAACCAAAGATTTTTCTGTTACAG ACATGCAAGGGTACGAAAATTGATGCAAAGAAGCCAATACGTTCAAATACCAAGCGGGATTGTATTGAAGTAGATGCCGAAAAAGAACCTACGGAATTTACTGAGGAGAATGAAAACTCACAAGAGGAAGATGAGGATGAGGATGTAATTGAAACAGAAGGAGATTTTTCAAGCACTCCTGCTGGAGCAGATTTTATAAAGTGTTATGCTACTTCTCATG GTTATGTGGCTTTCCGTAATGTAGAACATGGATCATGGTTCATACAAAACTTTGTCGatgtttttaacgcttatcTAGAAG ACGATACTGAAAAAGATATCGACTTTGCTTCACTGATGATGATAGTCGCAAACAGAGTTGCCAACAAAACTCACAGGAGAAGACAGAAGCTATGCAAGCAAATGCCATGCACCGTCACCACCCTGAAAAAAAGAATTGTCTTTCCAAAACTAAGGGATATGCCACGTGTGCGTAACCCTACAGATGATAACATATAA
- the LOC143461222 gene encoding cell death protein 3-like, producing MPGNDRQTENLSVSDMQGLQIRKTTNLSDQTDTTYFTEAVTTDDDVIELEGESSSTTPSTADVIKCLATSHGFVSFRNTHHGSWFIQNFVDVFNTYVEDKSDDEIDFLSLMMVVAKKVASKSATDKCGNIYKQMPCVTTTLQKRIVFPKAKDICHVQSPVGDVKAESNDKSNPTVSK from the exons ATGCCCGGCAATGATAGGCAAACCGAAAATCTTTCTGTTTCAG ACATGCAAGGGCTTCAAAtcagaaaaacaacaaatcttTCAGACCAAACAGATACTACATACTTCACTGAAGCGGTAACCACTGACGACGATGTCATTGAACTTGAAGGAGAGTCTTCTAGCACTACTCCTTCCACAGCAGATGTAATAAAATGTCTTGCAACCTCTCATG GATTTGTGTCATTTCGTAATACACACCACGGATCATGGTTTATCCAAAATTTCGTCGATGTTTTCAATACTTACGTTGAAG ATAAAAGTGACGACGAAATTGATTTCTTATCGCTCATGATGGTGGTCGCCAAAAAGGTGGCAAGTAAATCGGCAACTGACAAATGTGGCAACATTTACAAGCAAATGCCGTGTGTAACAACTACGCTGCAGAAGAGAATTGTCTTTCCCAAGGCAAAGGATATCTGTCATGTGCAGAGTCCTGTCGGTGATGTTAAAGCAGAATCAAACGACAAATCGAATCCAACAGTGTCCAAATAA
- the LOC143460524 gene encoding caspase-6-like, which produces MSKGPMKENVLSLFSSKTYLYEINPTSVGRAFIFANSVFEDENYDSRKGSEKDEKALEDLLIKVGFKTTVYKDLDQIGFYTKIKEISKIDFEEDSCMLLIVLSHGDKDTIMMHDGPVREDALYERFTADECKSLKNKPKIFLLQTCKGKKIDAKKPPSSNTKRDCIEVDAQAIPTEFTEENENSQEEDQDEDVIETEGEFSSTPAGADFIKCYATSHGYVAFRNLEHGSWFIQNFVEVFNAYLEDDTGKDIDFASLMMIVANRVANKTHRRRQKLCKQMPCTVSTLKKRIVFPKLIRDMPRVRNPTDDNP; this is translated from the exons atgtcGAAAGGACCGATGAAGGAAAACGTTTTAAGcttattttcttcaaaaaccTACCTGTATGAAATAAATCCTACTTCTGTCGGAAGAGCATTTATTTTCGCCAACTCCGTCTTTGAAGATGAAAATTACG ATTCAAGAAAAGGAAGCGAAAAAGACGAAAAGGCACTAGAAGATTTGCTGATTAAAGTGGGTTTCAAAACGACGGTGTACAAAGATTTGGATCAAATTGGCTTTTACACT AAAATAAAGGAAATATCTAAAATTGATTTTGAAGAAGACAGCTGTATGCTCCTGATTGTTCTTTCGCATGGCGACAAAGATACCATTATGATGCATGATGGTCCAGTCAGAGAAGACGCCCTCTACGAAAGATTTACTGCAGATGAATGCAAATccttaaaaaataaaccaaagatTTTTCTGTTACAG aCATGCAAGGGTAAGAAAATTGATGCAAAGAAACCACCAAGTTCAAATACCAAGCGGGATTGTATTGAAGTAGATGCCCAAGCAATACCTACGGAATTTACCGAAGAGAATGAAAATTCTCAAGAGGAGGATCAGGATGAGGATGTAATTGAAACGGAAGGAGAGTTTTCAAGCACTCCTGCTGGAGCAGATTTTATAAAGTGTTATGCTACTTCTCATG GTTATGTGGCTTTCCGTAATCTAGAACATGGATCTTGGTTCATACAAAACTTTGTCGAGGTGTTTAACGCTTATCTAGAAG ATGATACTGGAAAAGATATCGACTTTGCTTCACTGATGATGATAGTCGCAAACAGAGTTGCCAACAAAACTCACAGGAGAAGACAGAAGTTATGCAAGCAAATGCCATGCACCGTCAGCACCCTGAAAAAAAGAATTGTCTTTCCAAAGCTAATTAGGGATATGCCACGTGTGCGTAACCCTACAGATGATAACCCATAA